Proteins from a single region of Sphingopyxis sp. BSN-002:
- the gpmA gene encoding 2,3-diphosphoglycerate-dependent phosphoglycerate mutase yields MPQLILIRHGQSQWNLENRFTGWWDVDVTEKGAAEAWAAGELMKAKGIAPATCFTSVQTRAIKTLNLALEAMGRLWLPVTKDWRLNERHYGGLTGLDKAETAAKHGDEQVKIWRRSFDIPPPPLDSGSEWDLASDPRYAGIAIPSTESLKDTIARVLPYYESAIAPELAAGKTVLISAHGNSLRALVKHLSGISDADITGLEIPTGQPIVYELNDDLTARKRYYLSER; encoded by the coding sequence ATGCCGCAGCTCATCCTCATCCGTCACGGCCAGTCGCAGTGGAATCTCGAAAACCGCTTCACCGGCTGGTGGGACGTCGACGTCACCGAAAAGGGCGCGGCCGAGGCATGGGCGGCGGGCGAGCTGATGAAGGCAAAGGGCATTGCGCCGGCGACCTGCTTCACCTCGGTCCAGACGCGCGCGATCAAGACGCTGAACCTCGCCCTCGAGGCGATGGGCCGCCTCTGGCTGCCGGTCACCAAGGACTGGCGCCTCAACGAGCGCCATTATGGCGGGCTTACCGGGCTCGACAAGGCGGAGACTGCGGCGAAGCATGGCGACGAGCAAGTGAAGATCTGGCGCCGCAGCTTCGACATCCCGCCGCCGCCGCTCGACTCGGGCTCCGAATGGGACCTCGCGAGCGATCCGCGCTACGCCGGGATCGCAATCCCTTCGACCGAGAGCCTGAAGGACACGATCGCGCGTGTCCTGCCCTATTATGAATCGGCGATCGCGCCCGAACTCGCGGCGGGCAAGACCGTGCTGATCTCGGCGCACGGCAATAGCCTGCGCGCTTTGGTCAAGCACCTCTCGGGCATTTCGGACGCCGATATCACCGGTCTCGAAATCCCGACCGGCCAGCCGATCGTGTACGAGCTGAACGACGATCTGACGGCACGCAAGCGTTACTATCTCAGCGAGCGCTGA
- a CDS encoding Hsp20 family protein → MRNSFDWTPYRRSTVGFDRLFDFLETSGSGAENYPPFDIEKVADDHFRITVAVAGFKADEIDITAQQNMLTVSGRKAPVAEGEGRQLLYSGIATRAFERRFQLADFVRVDAADLADGLLTIDLVREVPEAMKPHKIAIGGAQATLFDADKKAA, encoded by the coding sequence ATGCGTAACAGCTTTGACTGGACCCCCTATCGCCGTTCGACCGTCGGTTTCGACCGGTTGTTCGATTTCCTCGAAACCAGCGGTTCGGGCGCCGAAAATTATCCGCCCTTCGACATCGAAAAGGTCGCCGACGACCATTTCCGCATCACCGTCGCGGTCGCCGGTTTCAAGGCGGACGAGATCGACATCACCGCGCAGCAGAACATGCTGACCGTCAGCGGCCGCAAGGCGCCGGTCGCCGAAGGCGAAGGCCGTCAGCTGCTGTATAGCGGCATCGCGACGCGCGCGTTCGAACGTCGCTTCCAGCTTGCAGACTTCGTGCGCGTCGACGCCGCCGACCTGGCCGACGGCCTGTTGACGATCGACCTGGTGCGCGAAGTGCCCGAGGCGATGAAACCGCACAAGATTGCGATCGGCGGGGCGCAGGCGACGCTCTTCGATGCGGACAAGAAGGCAGCGTAA